One Salvelinus alpinus chromosome 9, SLU_Salpinus.1, whole genome shotgun sequence genomic window, agcactgtcaacactttgttcaaAACTTTTATAACCAATAAAATGTgcattctccctacttccactcacgctacaaccagcacCGCAGCTGCAACGAATTAGTATTTCATAGCAAAGTGTTTCGATAAGCTTGCATTGTTAGTACTAGCAGCTTGTCCATTTTTTTATATTGATATTTCACTTCATCTGGACATCGGATTAAATACACGAATTGGCgtatgaggcagaaataatgcagtgcgacttgagttcgccatcagctggaagactgcgTGCCCTTTTCTCAGCAGATGGTTGGTGACTTGGGTGAGAGGCATCCTTACCgctgctctctctcctcagacagaccATCAGGATTCTGCTCATTCAGCTCATTCAGCTGTACAACAAATGatatattaccagtgtgatcatatcaTTTCAAAATGGTCTGAAAAGAACaatggcagggcaattcaagcatagcAAATATGCAATGATAATGTATTGGACATATAGTTTACCACAAACCACATTGCTACAGAACTTTTATAAATAAGATATACACAGTgcacttggaaagtattcagacccctggactttttccacattgttaaagcctaattctaaaatggattaaatagttttttccctcatcaatctacacacaataccccataatgacaatgcaaaaacaggtttttagaaatgtttgcaaatgtatacattttttatttatttacataagtattcagaccctttactcagtactttgttgaagaacctttggcagcgattacagcctcgagtcttctttggtatgatgctacaagcttggcacacctgtatttggggaggttctcccattcttctctggagatcctctctagctctgtcaggttggatggggagcatcgctgcaaagctattttcaggtctctccagagatgtaagATCGGGTTCAAGTGCGGGCTCTGGCCGGGCCAATCAAGGACAATCAGAACAatcgttctggagcaggttttcattaatgatctctttgtactttgctccattaatctttccctcgatcctgactagtcttccaatCCTTGCCGCTGAGAAACATGCCCACAGCATAATACTTCCACCACAATGCTTCAACataggggtggtgccaggttacctccagacgtgccgcttggcattcaggccaaagaattcaatcttggtttcatcagaccagagaatattgtttctcatggtcagagtcctttaggtaacttttgacaaactccaagtggggTGTCAGGTgacttttactgaagagtggcttccgtctggagtgctgcagagatggttgtccttctggaatgttctcccatcttcacagaggaactctggagctctgtcagagtgaccatcaggttcttggtcacctccctgaccaagactctTCTCcctcaattgctcagtttggccgggcggccagccctaggatgagtcttggtggttcaaaacttcttacatttaagaatgatggaggccactgtgttcttggggaccttcaatgtgtccccagatctgtgccttgacacaatcctgtctcggagctctacgtacaattccttcgacctcatagcttggtttttgctctgacatgcactgtcaactgtgggtccttatatagacaggtgcttgcctttccaaatcatgtccaatcaattgaattcaccacaggtgaactccaatcaagttgtagaaacatcttaaaaggatgattaatggaaacaggatgcacctgagctcagtttcgatTCTCTTAgcaaatttaacctttattattatttaaaaattaacctttatttaaccaggtaggccagttgagaacaagttctcatttacaactgcgacatggccaagataaagcaaagcagtgcgacaaaaaaacaacagcacATACTTACACGTGAGTTAcactatttaactaggcaagtcagttaagaacaaattcttatttacaatgacggcctaggaacagagagttaactgccttgttcaggggcagaatgacagatttttaccttgtcagctcggggattcgatctagcaacctttcgatctagcaacctgcccaacactctaaccactaggctacctgccgcccctccttgaccaaatggtctgaatacttatgtaaataggtatttctgtttctatttctttttattttgtattaatttgcaaaaaaattggaaaacctgttttcactttgtcagtatggggtatagtgtgtagattgatgattgaaaaataatttaatcaattttagaataaggctgtaacgtaacaaaatgtggaaaaaggggtctgaatactttccgaatgcactgtatacaaatgtatgtggacaccccttcaaaattTGTGGTCAAATTTCAGTCACATccgttgctgaaaggtgtataaaatcgagcacccagccatgcaatctccatagacaaaaattattagtagaatggccttactgaagagctcagtgactttcaacgtggaaccgtcataggatacctttccaacaagtcgggttcatcaaatttctgccctgctacagctgccccggtcaactgtaagtgctgttattgtggtcccgtgtggctcagttggtagagcatggcgcttgcaacgccagggttgtgggttcattccccacggggggaccaggatgaatatgtatgaactttccaatttgtaagtcgctctggataagagcgtctgctaaatgacttaaatgttattgtgaagtggaaacgtcttggaGCAACTACGGCTCAgccaaagtggtaggccacacaagctcaagcTACTGCCAAGTGCTGTAGGGCGTAAAATcgtctgttgcaacactcactaacaagttccaaactgcctttagaagcaacgtcagcacaataactgtttgccgggagcttcatgaaatgggtatccatggccgagcagccgcacacaagcctaagatcaccatgcgcaatgccaagcgtcagctgaagtggtgtaaagctcgccgccattggagcagtagaaacacgttctctggagttatgaatcacgcttcatcatctggcagtccgacggacgaatatgggtttggtggatgccagtaGAGCGCTACCTgacccaatgcatagtgctaactgtaaagtttggtggagtagGAATTATGGCCTGGAGCTGTTTTtctatggttcgggctaggccccttagttccagcgaagggaaatcttaaagctacagcgtacaatgacattctaggtgaatctgttcttccaactttgtggcaacagtttgaggaaggtcctttcctgtttcagcatggcaatgcccccgtgcacaaagcaaggcccatacagaaatggtttatcgagattcgtgtggaagaacttgactggaagaacagagccctgacctcaaccccattgaacacctttggaatgaattggaacgccgactgggagccaggcctaattgcccaacatcagtacccaacctcactaatgctcgtggctgagtGGAAGCACGTCCtctcaacaatgttccaacatctagtggaaagccgtcCCATCATattaatgattttggaatgagatgttcgacgagcaggtgtccacatacttttggtcatatagtgtaggTTAATGTTTCAAAGGTTTACGTTTTTTAAgtaatatacatacagttgaagtcagaagtttacatacacttaggttggagccattaaaactcgtttttcatacACTTCACAAATTtgttgtcaacaaactatagttttggtaagtcggttaggacatctactttgtgcatgacacaagtaatttttccaacaattgtttacagacagatgaattcacttataattcactgtatcacaattccagagggtcagaagtttacatacactaagttgactgtgcctttaaacagcttggaaaattcccgaaaattatgccatggctttagaagcttctgataggctaattgacatcatttgagtcaattaggggtgtacctgtggatgtatttcaaggcctaccttcaaactcagtgcctctttgcttgacatcatgggaaaatcaaaagcatcatgttgtgtcggtgctttgctgcaagagggaatggtgcacttcacaaaatagatggcatcatgaggcaggaaaataatgtggatatattgaagcaacatctcaagacatcagtcaggaagttaaagcttgatcgcaaatgggtcttccaaatggacaatgaccccaagcatacttccaaagttgtggcaaaatggcttaaggacaactaaggtactggagtggccatcacaaagccctgacctcaatcctatagaaaatttgtgggcagaactgaaaaagcctgtgcgagcaaggaggcctacaaacctgactcagttacaccatctctgtcaggaggaatgggccaaaattcacccaacttattgtgggaagcttgtggaaggatacccgaaatgtttgacccaagttaaacaatttaaaggcaatgctaccaaatactaattgagtgtatgtaaacttctgacccactgggaatgcgatgaaagaaataaaagctgaaataaataattctctctactgttattctgacatttcacattcttaaaataaagtggtgatcctaactgacctaagacagggaatttttactagaattaaatgtcagtaattgtgaaaaacttagtttaaatgtatttggctaaggtgtatgtaaacttctgacttcacctgtgtgtgtgtatatacatatatacatatatatacactgctcaaaaaaataaagggaacacttaaacaacacaatgtaacttgcattttgactcaaaaagtgatcttgactcagaaaaggttggtgaccactacattagagcatctttgggatgagatggaacaggTTGTTCGCATCATGAACGTACCACCGTCAAATCTGCAGCATGATGCCATCGAGTCAGCATGAACCAACATCCATGTGGAACGTTTCTGACACTTTGTAGATTACCCCAAATAATTCAGACGgttttggaggcaaaggggggtacGATACAGTACTAGATGTGTGTACTTAAAAAACTGGCTGGTGATTGTatatctctattatgcgtgggaatacttcaattaatttcctaaattaaaataaCTTGGAGCTGATTTACTGGCGTTTTtagtcttatgtccaacaataataataaataataataatatcatatTTTTTTCTCAGAatacttggggggccaaataaaatcaacCACGGGTCAAATTTGTCCATTGGAcctccagttggggaaccctggagTACAGTATTCCTCCTGCAGTACAACTCTGACTCATCTGTGTGTTATGCTGAGAATGGGCAGCTCTCAGGCAGCGAGAGTGGCTCTGCTCTGATGTATTTATGGAGACCACTTCTCTTGAAAAGCTCCCTTGTCCATCGACAGAACACCCAGCGCTAAATACAATCCACcgacagagaggtagagaagacGGAGGGAACCAGGGAGAATGCAGAGAATCAATCAAGACTGAAAGAGAGATGGATGAgtggtaacactttacatgtacATTATGGTATACTTTATAGAGCGTTCATAGGTAGTTTAGCCATGCTGTGCGTCATCACATGGGTAACCAATGGTTCTGTGTCGCAGTTTTTCCATTATCACTACTTATCAGTCTACACTCAGCCTATACAAAACCAATGTTTGCCGCATTAGATAATATTGGGAAGAatatattcctctctctctatcctcccacCCCCAGCCCATGGCATTGTTGGGCTGTTGTGTCTGTGCCAGAGTGCGCAGTGGGGGGAGATTATACCCATTTGAAGAGTGGTGTGGGGGCGTTCACTCAGATACGGCTAATCCTGACACACCTCATCACTACGATGTGGATGCAATGTGCGCCTCAGCACCTCTGTTCTCTTACAGAAACCCCTGGAAAGTGCACAGCTCTCacgcagacagagaggagaaagcAGACAGATGCAGGGAGTTTTATTGATGTAGCTAGGCTACATGCTCCCTGTAGTGAGGATGAGAGGAAGGCGTCGTCATCTCTCAGAAAAGTAAAGCTCGTCAAAAGTTTACTTTTAGTCGCTCGTGTTAAAGTTTCACCTCACTGAGGTCGAGGTCCTGATTAGTCAAGACGCTTTATGTCGCTGGGTGGTGTAGTTCAAAACATAAATAAAGAAATATGTCAGATGTTGGACATcttattatttcatttataatgaATTTAAGCAGGAAGGTCACTTTGTGGTGAGCATCTATTTTACAAATGCGCCTTGGCCAAGAACGCAGCCTAATAAATAAGTTAGCAGcacaaacacatactgtacattagtGCAATTTGACACAAAACATATACACCTCCTTATAATACCTTCTTTTCCAGTACCTTTTCAACTATCTTTGCAATGAAACAGCTTCCATATATTAGCACATAttcagcagtggaggctggtgggaggagctataggaggatgagctcattgtaacgtgtggaatggattaaatagaacagagtcaaacatgtggtttgcacatgtttgatgtgttcgatatcgttccatttattccattccagatattacaatgagcccgtcctcctataggtcctcccaccagcctcctctgatattCAGTTTTGTTCTTTGATCTGTGAAGCCATGCGGGTAAAAAGGGCAGACACCCTACAGAAGACAATCAGAAAATAGAAAGGTGAGAAGAAGCAACTTTCAATGAGATGTAGTGTTACAGAACAAAAAGCCAGCAGCATCCCACCACCATTATTCAAATAAGAACAAGGACTTTAAAGAGAAGTGCTGTAGTAGATCAAAGTAGTCTAAATAATGTGGGCTGGAATTACCCAAAACACAAGCCCTATTATGGAACTGTGCAGTAGTACACTTCAAAGAAAAGATAATTAAATAGTTAATTGCATGGAAACAGTATATTGGCAGCCACATTCATAATAAAAGCCCAAATCTGCCTGCATAATACCCAGAAAATGAGGCGCAAGCGTACACAAATATGTTCGTTTTAAATCTGTCAGAGACCCTTAAACTAAACAGAAAGCAGAGGCTGCTGTGTGTGTCAGTTCCTGGACTCTGTCCCTAACTCTACCCTTTGATGTTGATAATCTTTTGGCTGAGCATAGTCTCTCTAGTTGGCTCCAGGGAGAGCTCCGACAGTTGTCACAGCACCAGACAAGATCAGACCAGAACATTCTAGAAGCCTGCAAATCAGCCATACTACATAGCACACACACTAGAATCACGTGGTGCTCAGGCATTGCGTCACAATCTTCAGATATCTAGACAACCCTGGCTTATTCCGCTGAGGCATTGATTGGAAGCTACTCTAGCCAAGCCATATTCTCTCTCTCGCCTCAAGACCATGGAGAAATGGGCCCTGTGCTAAAGAGCTAAGAACATTACCTCAGTTCTGCAGTACAAATGACTAGAGCCAGGAGTTTCcctggtcaggtcatgtggtcAGGAAACACTGACAACAGACTTCTACTATTACCAGAACTGCAGAGTCCCTCCAAATGGTCTGGACTGGTAAGATTCCTGATGGTCCAGCATAAAAAGTTACAGTACACTGTGACGTAGGCCTATGACGAGGGAAAAGTTGATAATATTCTTCAAACCCTCCCCACAGAGGTCAGTCCAGGATCAATAGCTACACCCCAGAGGGGAACGTCAATAGCTTCTATCGCATCACCAACTCCCTAACAGGACAGGCATCAGCTGACCCGCATTTAACACACGAGAGAACATATAGGACTGccactgtactgtagaaacatactGATTTACTACCATACATAATGTATGTACATTTCCTCTCAACAGGGATAGACAGTTTAATCGTTTGTAAACAGTACTTGTTCTCTTTAGAAAGCTTCCTACAGGTCTTTCATTTGTGTGTGAAGTGCGGAGGTTTGCACACCGAGACTTGCCCTTGTGCATTATGACGCAGATAGAGCTTTTGATCATCTCTCACACACAATAAATGAATGTGATGTGTGAATGTCACCTCTGGGGAACAGGCAGTGCTGCGACAAAGACAAGTCTAATGAGTGACAGCAGCAGCACAAGGTCAACACACTCACATTTATGTATCACACATTAACACAAACACTTTTGCAAAAATAAACCATTCAAAACTTGACGTTGTTTGACGTTCAGCTGCCCATAACACATCTCCTGATAGCTCCCTGTCACTTCAGTCATTATTATGCAGACACTGCACCACATGAATATGTACTGTAAACAGAGGATTACATTACAAGGGCCATTATGCAAACCACATTTCAGGTTAAACAAATTGAGATGACATTTTTTAGCCAATTCACATTTGAGTCAAGAATCATTCCCTGTGATTAAAATGTTCACAGGCTGAAACTTTGATGCTGACAGAGTACAAATTAGATGTACTTTTAATTGGGTAATGCCTTAAGGCAGTTTCATTGTAAAGATGAAGTCCCCTAACAACCAATGCGTAGCTAATGCAGCAGCATCAACAACTCTCTGTGCTGTTATGACTACGGGCTCTATGGTAGATCGATAGAGTCTAGTGACCAAAAGTCTGTTTTAGCatgatcacataattccatccaggtcaagagggatcagccaatgaacaCACTCCAGATGGAAGTATGCGCCTTTTCAGCCtgtttaccaactcatagaagtagtagaggaaaatggactacttcaaaatggagatggcctcaatggcgctgcccgtgTGCTGATGACAATGGGACAGATAAGAATCCTTTATCATTCTCTATGGGCAGAGAtccaagctgctcctctgtaGACTAACGTTGTTACTAGTTGTGAAATCGTAAATACCAATTGGATGCATTCATGTGATTTGAACTCGTTGAGAAACGCTGATTAGCTACTGGCCAACAAGCTGCGTTAACCATAAATTAAAAGTACAGCCATCATGCTTGGAAACAAATTCAAGTGTTCAAAAACCAAATTAATAGTTTGCTTTTTATTAAAAAATGCTTTTGCATTTAACTACCAAAAATGCTGTTAGAGGTAATTTACTTAGGTGACAGAGGTTGGCGTGTGGAAGAAGCCTGAGCTCAGGGATGatagtttcccactagtaattattTTCCTGTCGTGATGGGTGtcttgtcctatatttttaaacCCAGCCCGcataggaggccttttggtaggccgtcattgtaaataagtatttgttcttaacagacttgcctagttaaataattacCCGTTGGAGGAGCGTTCCagtggatttttcccagtcgtgtgataaataccaccttcccacttggttatgaacacAGCAtatgatgatgtactgtagatggtTTTCAAACAGACTAAATAGATGTGCTGTAAATCAGTTCTGCCATATATTCATTAAGTTGGTGTTGTTGTAGTAATGACATTTATGAAGGGTAGGTTACATTCATTATGCATGCAGAGCTACATAATATGGTAATACATTCCTGTTAATCCTTACACAACCATTTAAAAGTTGTTTTGCCTCATCATCCCTGATGAAATGCATGGCCACATGCGTCGGCAAAATACTGTAACTCTGCTTTCAAAAAAACATTCCTGTTTAACCCCACAATTTCTTACTTTAAGGATGACATCCAATTTAAAGACTAAGGTAGCTTTAATTTTATAACAATTCAAACTTACATCACATAAAGCAgataattcaaaaaatatttacaAAGTCTTTGAAAAACATTTGTGTACAGAATGTGTATAAAGATCTCAAAATCGAACACACAAGATTACACCATAACATAAAAACAAAACTCAGCTAAGTTTCATGTGGGAATCAGTTTTCTATAttttatgacacacacacacacacacctccactacTCTCCTTCCAACTCAGTCATTTCTCTTCTGGCCTGTTGCTTTGGGTTCCAAATGGACCAGGGCCCAAGTAGTGGgaataaagggaatatggtgccatttgggatgcatctttGGAGATGCCCCTCAGGACTGCAGATCAGTGATCTTCCTCTTGCGGTAGTTGAGCACCAGGCTAGAGGCAGTGATGGTTGATGCGCGGCCCCTCTCCCAGTTCTGGAAGCTGTTGAGGCCGCTCTGCCCTGCCCTGAACAGTGCCCTCTCCAGGTAATCCAAGCGGTCCACTAGGGCTGACGTGTCTTCGTTGTAGGCATTCTGTGAGGAATCCATGGTCCGGCGGAAACGACCAATGAATGTCTGGAGGTGAAGAGGTTAATTAAGCCAatgatttatactgaacaaaaataaaaggcAACATACAAAatgtctaagattttactgagttacagttcatttaaggaaatcattccattgaaataaatgaattaggccctaatctataggatttcacatgactgggcagcggcgcagcataggcccacccacgtGGGAGCCAGGCTTAGccaataaatgtttttttccccacaaaaataCTTTattagacagaaatactcctcagcaccctgACCCCCATTCCCTCAGACGATccaacaggtgaagaagccggatgtggaggtcctgggcttgaGTAGAgaagccagttttattgcttctttaaaatcagaacagttttcagctgtgctaacacaattgcaaaagggttttctactgaacaattacccttttaaaattataaactttgattagctaacacaacgcgccattggaacacaggagtgatggttgctcataatgggcctatgtagatattccataaaaataggCATTTACGAcagtaacaatgtctacactgtatttctgatcaagttgatgctattttaaaatggacacattttttgcttttctttcaaaaacgatgacatttctaagtgactccaaacttttgaacggtggtagtaacatacatacatacatacatactaggtGACTGATAGGGGGAGCTGTGTTGAAGCAGtgactccatcttggcactcaccctctattgtaaaaaaaaaaactaaaagaaaTACAGCTACAGAAATGCATTTATCAATGTCTATATTCGTTTTTTCCACatctattctattacagacaccttaaagCTGAAATGTTACTTTTTGGACACCTGGACCAAATTCACATATAACTTAAATTTCTAGATctgtcattgaaagcaagtctaagacaCATTAAATCTGTTCTATTTGCgccatttctatgcttcccgttcttacgtTGCGTTTTGCaccttttactttcggttttgtacaccagcttcaaacagcagaAAATACAATAGTTTTGGTTAATGAAAAGACATTtaacagtggtttagatggtacaatggttCTCTATGCTTGTTTTGTCAAACTAAAATTGGGCAAACTGTTAGAATTTTAGCAAGCAGGAAATGGCGACGTGATTTTTCCCAAATTGTACCTTTATTttttgtactttttacccctttttcgtgatatccaagtggtagttacagtcttgcccCATCACTGCAAGTCCCGTatagactcgggagaggcaaaggttgcGAGCCATGCTTCCTCCTAAATACGACcatgccaagccacactgcttcttgacacattgctcgcttaacccggaagccagccgcaccagtgtgtcggaagaaacaccgtacaactggcgaccgaagtcagcgtgcatgcgcccggtccACCACAAgcagtcgctagagcacgatgggacaaggacatcccggccggccaaaccctctgtagtgacgtctctagcactgcagtgcctttgaccgctgcaCCAATCGGGAGACTATTGCACATTTAAATGCATACTTTAAAAATCATATTATGAGCTAAAAATAAAcacatatataaaaaaaatggatGACTAATGTTACTCTCCCCACTGCAAAAATGTGAATACATGTAATTCTGTCCTTGAAAcaattaattgaaatactgtagaattccattgaATCCTATGGGAGGACAGCTCTTACTGGAGtgtgccaatatggctgactggtggcttcaaagcctctcaatggccaatacatagaaTCAGCAATACAGTGTTTACAAATATCATTGGGTTAAACCATGAGAATATAATGTTTCACATCAACACAACCAACGAGAAATACACACAACCATACCAAGAGCTCAAGAAAATACAAGAGGTGAATAAAGAGGGAGGTTAATATAAACACCAAAGAAAAATACACACAACCCGTATACATACATGAAGGAGATAGAAGAGGTGAATAAAAACATTTGATGAAACTCAGTCATCCTTCGTGGATGCAGAGTCTACTAATAATCCTGTTGGATTCACTTGAAGTCATTGTTTTTCAAAGATGACTGATGTGATTTGTCAGTCTGCCCAGCAACAAAACACTACGCAGCCTTTTAGTCAATGATGACAATTCGATCACATGGCACCACCTAGTGGCTGACTATGGGACATAACACTGAATGGGTTTGTCAGCGTGTCCAACCATTTGACCTGGGTGGTGACTCATTCATAAACTTTCTAGTGTTATTATACAACTAAATGGGTACAAATAGATAAAGATCAGTGAGAAATAATTTGGCTATGGTAGTAGCACCAATGAGGCAGGAGCTATGCTTAGAAGAGAGTTGGGTTTCTGCACAGGGCCAGTATGTTTAAAATTATTTCCCCAGAATCGCTATATACACTTCTCCCTTATATGAAATCAATGATGACGGTAAAAGAGTGATAGTACGATATGGAAGGAAAACTCCATTCAAAAATCGATATTTTGGTatttgcaaaatgcatcatactgtgacactctgtattttgaaagttctatatcttgaaaacttgattgctgacatgccaaacattttgggactgtatcaacagcaGACTAATAAAACAATGAAGGTTAGTTGGGATATGCACAGTTTCTGGGGGAGAGTCAAAGGAAAGTTTCTGCTAGCAGCCAAAGTTAATAACACCTGAActgtccggggggggggggggggagcagtgAGATATTTATACCCTCTGACATCACTGTTTGTGTGCTGTACTCACCTGAAGTACTGCCTGGGCAATCTCTGGATTCTCAGGGCTGTCAAAGTGCAGCAACTGGGAGCCGAGGCCATAGTAATAGGGTCCCATCTTGTGAAGGTCTACTACAGTGGGGTCTGCGTTGAACACAGTTCTCCAGCCCTCTTTGTAGACCTTGGGCAGCTCCACTGAGACAACGCGCCTCTTCCTCTCATACAAGCCCTTTGCCAGGAACAGGGGCATCTCCATCTTCGTACCCTGGAAGACCGAAGAAAAATATTATTTCGGTGATGGATCAAaaataacatagctagctagatatATACCCTTATTAGGCACACCCATCAAGTACCGGGCCAGACCAACTTTGCCTACAGAACAGACTgaattctttggggcatggacacattgctcaattggtatcaagagacctaacgtgtgccaggaaaacattccccacaccattacaccaccgccatcagcctgtaccgttgacaccaggcatgATGTGGCCATGGAGTCATGCTGCTTACGCTCAAAGTCGCTCAGGTCATTGG contains:
- the gins3 gene encoding DNA replication complex GINS protein PSF3, translated to METHSYLPVPPGVGMEENFLSLDDILLSHERLPSRTECTFPRLGFLEKSSDSRDIQEGTKMEMPLFLAKGLYERKRRVVSVELPKVYKEGWRTVFNADPTVVDLHKMGPYYYGLGSQLLHFDSPENPEIAQAVLQTFIGRFRRTMDSSQNAYNEDTSALVDRLDYLERALFRAGQSGLNSFQNWERGRASTITASSLVLNYRKRKITDLQS